From Leishmania infantum JPCM5 genome chromosome 15, a single genomic window includes:
- a CDS encoding putative solanesyl-diphosphate synthase — MLQRSLARLCAAAQRQGSKALAAEGRSFALVNREVTAIQEHIQSLVTNTNNEVLDHAGKYVLAAGGKLMRPALVVLMAHAMLPLDVSARLLEEPIGSLDEVTPGTILPFLRLAEVTELIHTASLVHDDVIDSTGTRRGRPALHKVYDAKRAVLAGDYMLARASFYIATLQVPRIVILMTTALEELTAGELIQMDGCFDIPRYEQKSFCKTASLIANSLASTAVLADPGNEALEQTAFDFGKHLGIAFQILDDCLDITGDEKMLGKPKLVDMKEGIATIPVLLVARRNAKVGEMVCRRFAEPGDAEFCLEAVEKEGAVAEAMHRADEHCRLGLESLHKLHHSPARDALESALSMVMNRKS; from the coding sequence ATGCTGCAGCGTTCTCTGGCTCggctgtgcgccgctgcgcagagGCAGGGCAGCAAGGCGCTCGCGGCGGAGGGTCGCTCATTCGCCTTAGTGAACCGCGAGGTCACCGCCATCCAGGAGCACATTCAGTCGCTTGTGACCAACACGAACAACGAGGTGCTGGACCATGCCGGCAAGTATGTGCTGGCTGCCGGCGGCAAACTGATGCGtccggcgctggtggtgctcATGGCGCATgcgatgctgccgctcgaCGTGAGTGCACGTCTCCTCGAGGAGCCGATCGGGTCGCTGGACGAGGTGACGCCGGGCACGATCCTGCCCTTCTTACGGCTGGCAGAGGTGACGGAGCTGATCCATACAGCGTCGTTGGTGCACGACGACGTCATCGACAGCACCGGCACGCGTCGCGGACGCCCCGCACTGCACAAGGTCTACGACGCGAAGCGTGCGGTGCTCGCCGGTGACTACATGCTGGCCCGCGCGTCCTTCTACATTgcgacgctgcaggtgcCACGCATCGTCATTCTCATGACAacagcgctggaggagctgacaGCTGGTGAGCTTATTCAGATGGACGGCTGCTTCGACATCCCGCGCTACGAGCAGAAGAGTTTCTGCAAGACGGCGTCGCTCATCGCCAACTCGCTCGCTtccacggcggtgctggcggacCCGGGCAATGAAGCACTGGAGCAAACGGCCTTCGACTTTGGCAAGCACCTTGGCATCGCCTTCCAGATCCTCGACGACTGCCTTGACATCACCGGCGACGAGAAGATGCTGGGGAAGCCGAAGCTGGTGGACATGAAGGAGGGCATCGCGACGATACCGGTGCTTCTCGTGGCGCGGCGCAACGCGAAGGTGGGTGAGAtggtgtgccgccgcttcgcTGAGCCGGGCGACGCGGAGTTCTGCCTGGAGGCAGTGGAAAAGGAAGGTGCGGTGGCCGAGGCCATGCACCGCGCGGACGAGCACTGCCGGCTTGGGTTGGAGTCGCTGCACAAGTTGCACCACTCGCCCGCGCGCGACGCACTCGAGAGCGCGCTGTCGATGGTGATGAACCGCAAGTCATGA
- the TRYP gene encoding tryparedoxin peroxidase, translating to MSCGDAKINCPAPPFEEVALMPNGSFKKISLAAYKGKWVVLFFYPLDFSFVCPTEIIQFSENISRFNELNCEVLACSMDSEYAHLQWTLQDRKKGGLGAMAIPMLADKTKSIARAYGVLEEKQGVAYRGLFIIDPNGMVRQITVNDMPVGRNVEEVLRLLEAFQFVEKHGEVCPANWKKGDPGLKVDHNK from the coding sequence ATGTCCTGCGGTGACGCCAAGATCAACTGTCCCGCGCCGCCCttcgaggaggtggcgctcATGCCCAACGGCAGCTTCAAGAAGATCAGCCTCGCCGCCTACAAGGGCAAGTGGGTCGTGCTCTTCTTCTACCCGCTCGATTTCAGCTTCGTGTGCCCGACAGAGATCATCCAGTTCTCCGAAAACATAAGTCGCTTCAACGAGCTCAACTGCGAGGTCCTCGCGTGCTCCATGGACAGCGAGTACGCGCACCTGCAGTGGACGCTGCAGGACCGCAAGAAGggcggcctcggcgccaTGGCGATTCCAATGCTGGCCGACAAGACCAAGAGCATCGCTCGTGCCTACggcgtgctggaggagaaaCAGGGCGTGGCCTACCGCGGTCTCTTCATCATCGACCCCAATGGCATGGTGCGCCAGATCACCGTCAACGACATGCCGGTGGGCCGCAACGTGGAGGAGGTTCTGCGCCTGCTGGAGGCTTTTCAGTTCGTGGAGAAGCACGGCGAGGTGTGCCCCGCGAACTGGAAGAAGGGCGACCCTGGCCTGAAGGTCGATCACAATAAGTAA
- the GDH gene encoding glutamate dehydrogenase → MMRYTASRAVARLCGRAFPASHTVTAMTLLGFAPLATPGRFASSGATSPLVDRDAIIKAVTTQAVFDKNIVESLANTFVSGLEKSSYPRNFSQAEMIDHVQGLLTAEARFRMGDSFEYVHENHRTAFYICHNEPQKKLRMLRKMARFVSLNQDPHLGSNTHHYISEDRKFAIYNASIEPFVESGSEEEHVNPKSPALPTQTAARQLTEEQKNIIRGLLRRQLSSVFPVFHVEEVEKGHVSFTMATMVERTNYVASLLSIFQEIEGAEIMMSVSYSFSNGVQVYGFEIRGATAEQIEERASLVGLLPNRPFNAITRLHEAGALSCEETVFIDAAVIFAMYFTPSPTTDDYRHLKAILAKEPNGVNRLNNLRSSLTQEVMSERYTGSVIALYPEFVKLIYEDFRLGSTPERRAAIADKITHRLREDDRPEYDRTLFMSFLKFNEVIIKHNFCKTEKAALAFRLNPVFLKELEFPRVPHGVFLFAGGQWRGFHIRFTDIARGGVRMIICKERDYRRNKRSVFQENYNLAHTQLLKNKDIPEGGSKGTILVSSRYLNKFDEVRCQHIFLQYVDALLDVIIPGEKGVVDGLKSEEIIFLGPDENTAGTFPAAGALYSKGRGYKSWKSFTTGKDPELGGIPHDVYGMTTHSVRAYVTSIYEKLGLNESEMRKFQTGGPDGDLGSNELLRSKEKMVGMVDISASLHDPKGIDREELARLAHHRLPLREFNRSKLSPEGFLVLTEDRNVKLPDGSLVEDGSRLRNEFHFLKYSDADVFVPCGGRPRSVTLENVGRFLKIPNADGESMMEGKYANLSPEQLKFKIIVEGANLFISQDARLALEKCGVTLIKDASANKGGVTSSSLEVFAGLCLSDEEHTKYMSAKSATDAPEFYKKYVKEILDRIEENAKLEFNAIWREWEKDPQQSKTLIADALSRKNVQIRASMLSSDIFKNRDLVRYVMDQYALKTLKEVVPVDLMLKRVPENYQHAICAMWLASRYVYQTGVDSNEFDFFRYMTEVYATAAKSAK, encoded by the coding sequence atgaTGCGCTACACCGCCTCCCGGGCCGTGGCCCGACTCTGTGGCCGCGCCTTCCCGGCCAGCCacaccgtcaccgccatGACGCTGCTCGGTTTCGCCCCGCTTGCCACCCCGGGCCGCTTCGCTTCCTCGGGTgccacgtcgccgctggtggACCGGGACGCCATCATCAAGGCTGTTACGACGCAGGCTGTCTTCGACAAGAACATTGTCGAGTCCCTCGCAAATACCTTTGTGAGCGGCCTCGAGAAATCGAGCTACCCGCGCAACTTCTCTCAGGCGGAGATGATCGACCACGTGCAGGGCCTCTTGACCGCAGAGGCTCGCTTCCGCATGGGCGACTCCTTCGAGTACGTCCACGAGAACCACCGCACCGCCTTCTACATTTGCCACAACGAGCCTCAGAAGAAGCTGCGCATGCTGCGCAAGATGGCGCGGTTCGTGTCCCTCAACCAGGATCCTCATCTCGGCAGTAACACGCACCACTACATCAGCGAGGACCGCAAGTTCGCCATCTACAACGCCTCCATCGAGCCCTTCgtcgagagcggcagcgaggaggagcatgTCAACCCCAAAAGCCCGGCACTGCCGACGCAGACGGCCGCCAGGCAACTGACGGAGGAGCAGAAGAACATTATCCGTGGCCTACTACGCCGCCAGCTCAGCTCTGTATTCCCGGTCTTCCACGTCGAGGAGGTGGAAAAGGGGCATGTGTCCTTCACGATGGCCACCATGGTCGAGCGCACGAATTACgtcgcctcgctgctgtccaTCTTCCAAGAGATCGAGGGGGCTGAGATCATGATGAGCGTGTCCTACAGCTTCTCGAACGGGGTGCAGGTGTACGGCTTTGAGATCCGCGGCGCGACGGCTGAGCAAATAGAGGAGCGGGCCTCGCTGGTCGGGCTGCTGCCGAACCGCCCCTTCAACGCCATCACGCGTCTGCACGAGGCCGGCGCGCTGTCATGCGAGGAGACGGTGTTCATCGACGCAGCCGTCATCTTCGCCATGTACTTCACTCCGAGCCCGACGACAGACGACTACCGTCACCTCAAGGCGATCCTGGCGAAGGAGCCGAATGGCGTGAACCGACTGAACAACCTGCGAAGCTCACTGACGCAGGAGGTCATGTCCGAGCGCTACACCGGCTCCGTCATCGCCCTCTACCCGGAGTTTGTAAAGCTCATCTACGAAGACTTCCGTCTTGGCTCCACGCccgagcgccgcgctgccatTGCCGATAAAATTACGCACCGCTTGCGCGAGGACGACCGCCCGGAGTACGACCGCACGCTGTTCATGAGCTTCCTCAAGTTCAACGAGGTGATCATCAAGCACAACTTCTGCAAGACAGAGAAGGCCGCGCTCGCCTTCCGGCTGAACCCGGTGTTTCTCAAGGAGCTCGAGTTCCCCCGTGTGCCGCACggcgtcttcctcttcgctggTGGGCAGTGGCGCGGCTTCCACATTCGCTTCACCGACATCGCGCGTGGTGGTGTGCGCATGATCATCTGCAAGGAGCGTGACTACCGCAGGAACAAGCGCTCCGTCTTCCAGGAGAACTACAACCTCGCCcacacgcagctgctgaaaAACAAAGACATCCcggagggcggcagcaaggGCACGATTCTCGTCTCCAGCCGCTACCTAAACAAGTTCGACGAGGTGCGCTGCCAGCACATCTTCCTCCAGTACGTCGACGCTCTGCTCGATGTAATCATCCCTGGCGAAAAGGGCGTCGTGGACGGGCTCAAGTCAGAGGAGATCATCTTCCTCGGCCCGGATGAGAACACCGCCGGCACCTTCCCGGCCGCTGGCGCGCTCTACAGCAAGGGGCGTGGCTACAAGTCGTGGAAGTCCTTCACGACTGGCAAGGATCCCGAGCTTGGCGGCATCCCGCACGACGTGTACGGCATGACGACGCACAGCGTGCGAGCCTACGTGACGTCCATCTACGAGAAGCTCGGCCTCAACGAGTCGGAGATGCGCAAGTTCCAGACCGGTGGCCCGGACGGCGACCTCGGCTCGAACGAGTTGCTGCGCAGCAAGGAGAAGATGGTTGGCATGGTGGACATCTCGGCCTCGCTACACGACCCGAAGGGCATCGACCGTGAAGAGCTCGCCCGCCTGGCCCACCaccgtctgccgctgcgcgagttCAACCGCAGTAAGCTGTCGCCGGAGGGTTTCCTGGTGCTGACGGAGGACCGCAATGTGAAGCTGCCCGACGGCTCCCTCGTCGAGGACGGCTCTCGCCTGCGTAATGAGTTCCACTTCCTCAAGTACTCTGACGCAGATGTCTTCGTTCCATGTGGCGGCCGCCCGCGGAGCGTGACGCTCGAAAACGTTGGCAGGTTTCTCAAGATTCCCAACGCGGACGGTGAGTCCATGATGGAAGGCAAGTACGCGAACTTGTCGCCGGAGCAGCTGAAGTTCAAGATCATTGTGGAAGGTGCCAACCTGTTCATCTCGCAGGACGCCCGTCTGGCGCTCGAGAAGTGCGGCGTGACGCTCATCAAGGATGCGTCGGCGAACAAGGGTGGCGTGACATCCTCCTCGCTAGAGGTGTTTGCaggcctctgcctctccgaCGAGGAGCACACCAAGTACATGTCCGCCAAGAGCGCCACGGATGCGCCGGAGTTTTACAAGAAGTACGTGAAGGAGATCCTCGACCGCATTGAGGAGAACGCGAAGCTCGAGTTCAATGCCATCTGGCGCGAGTGGGAGAAGGACCCGCAGCAGTCCAAGACGCTcatcgccgacgcgctcAGCAGAAAGAACGTGCAGATCCGCGCAAGCATGCTGAGCAGCGACATCTTCAAGAACCGCGACCTGGTCCGCTACGTGATGGATCAATATGCACTCAAGACCctgaaggaggtggtgccggtggATCTGATGCTGAAGCGCGTGCCGGAGAACTACCAGCACGCCATCTGCGCCATGTGGCTTGCCTCTCGCTACGTCTACCAGACCGGGGTGGACAGCAACGAGTTCGACTTCTTCCGCTACATGACCGAGGTCtacgccaccgcggcgaagAGTGCCAAGTAG
- the TRYP gene encoding tryparedoxin peroxidase, whose product MSCGDAKINCPAPPFEEVALMPNGSFKKISLAAYKGKWVVLFFYPLDFTFVCPTEIIAFSENVSRFNELNCEVLACSMDSEYAHLQWTLQDRKKGGLGAMAIPMLADKTKSIARAYGVLEEKQGVAYRGLFIIDPNGMVRQITVNDMPVGRNVEEVLRLLEAFQFVEKHGEVCPANWKKGAPTMKPEPKASVEGYFSKL is encoded by the coding sequence ATGTCCTGCGGTGACGCCAAGATCAACTGTCCCGCGCCGCCCttcgaggaggtggcgctcATGCCCAACGGCAGCTTCAAGAAGATCAGCCTCGCCGCCTACAAGGGCAAGTGGGTCGTGCTCTTCTTCTACCCGCTCGACTTCACCTTCGTGTGCCCGACAGAGATCATCGCGTTCTCCGAAAACGTGAGTCGCTTCAACGAGCTCAACTGCGAGGTCCTCGCGTGCTCCATGGACAGCGAGTACGCGCACCTGCAGTGGACGCTGCAGGACCGCAAGAAGggcggcctcggcgccaTGGCGATTCCAATGCTGGCCGACAAGACCAAGAGCATCGCTCGTGCCTACggcgtgctggaggagaaaCAGGGCGTGGCCTACCGCGGTCTCTTCATCATCGACCCCAATGGCATGGTGCGCCAGATCACCGTCAACGACATGCCGGTGGGCCGCAACGTGGAGGAGGTTCTGCGCCTGCTGGAGGCTTTTCAGTTCGTGGAGAAGCACGGCGAGGTGTGCCCCGCGAACTGGAAGAAGGGCGCCCCCACGATGAAGCCGGAGCCGAAGGCGTCTGTCGAGGGGTACTTCAGCAAGCTGTGA
- a CDS encoding putative 60S ribosomal protein L6: MAATKSAASAAKRKAAKKVSRKSPEYTTLRKSCAPGVIAIILAGRFRGRRAVILKQLPHNGPLVVSGPMKYNGVPIRRIDSRYVIATSTKVDISSVDTAPITPEVFQRPKAEKLTKSEGDFMGDKQKARAEKAAKKTSKAGKKTPVSDARAQLQKKIDAALIAAIKKDAQGKEKAGYLRSVFTVKPGDAPHRWNW; the protein is encoded by the coding sequence ATGGCCGCCACCAAGTCCGCTGCGTCTGCCgcgaagaggaaggcggcgaagaaggTGTCGCGCAAGAGCCCTGAGTACACGACTCTGCGCAAGAGCTGTGCTCCCGGCGTCATCGCGATCATCCTCGCCGGCCGCTTCCGCGGTCGCCGCGCCGTGATCCTGAAGCAGCTGCCACACAACGGCCCGCTGGTCGTGTCCGGCCCGATGAAGTACAATGGCGTCCCCATCCGCCGCATCGACTCCCGCTACGTGatcgccaccagcaccaagGTCGACATCTCCAGCGTTGACACGGCGCCCATCACCCCCGAGGTGTTCCAGCGCCCCAAGGCAGAGAAGCTGACCAAGAGCGAGGGCGACTTCATGGGCGACAAACAGAAGGCTAGGGCGGAGAAGGCTGCCAAGAAGACCTCCAAGGCGGGAAAGAAGACCCCCGTGTCAGACGCGCGCGCCCAGCTGCAGAAGAAGATCGACGCCGCcctcatcgccgccatcaaGAAGGACGCTCAGGGCAAGGAGAAGGCCGGCTACCTGCGCTCCGTCTTCACGGTGAAGCCCGGTgatgcgccgcaccgctggaACTGGTAA
- the TRYP gene encoding tryparedoxin peroxidase — protein MSCGDAKINCPAPPFEEVALMPNGSFKKISLAAYKGKWVVLFFYPLDFTFVCPTEIIAFSENVSRFNELNCEVLACSMDSEYAHLQWTLQDRKKGGLGAMAIPMLADKTKSIARAYGVLAEKQGVAYRGLFIIDPNGMVRQITVNDMPVGRNVEEVLRLLEAFQFVEKHGEVCPANWKKGAPTMKPEPKASVEGYFSKQ, from the coding sequence ATGTCCTGCGGTGACGCCAAGATCAACTGTCCCGCGCCGCCCttcgaggaggtggcgctcATGCCCAACGGCAGCTTCAAGAAGATCAGCCTCGCCGCCTACAAGGGCAAGTGGGTCGTGCTCTTCTTCTACCCGCTCGACTTCACCTTCGTGTGCCCGACAGAGATCATCGCGTTCTCCGAAAACGTGAGTCGCTTCAACGAGCTCAACTGCGAGGTCCTCGCGTGCTCCATGGACAGCGAGTACGCGCACCTGCAGTGGACGCTGCAGGACCGCAAGAAGggcggcctcggcgccaTGGCGATTCCAATGCTGGCCGACAAGACCAAGAGCATCGCTCGTGCCTACGGCGTGCTGGCGGAGAAACAGGGCGTGGCCTACCGCGGTCTCTTCATCATCGACCCCAATGGCATGGTGCGCCAGATCACCGTCAACGACATGCCGGTGGGCCGCAACGTGGAGGAGGTTCTGCGCCTGCTGGAGGCTTTTCAGTTCGTGGAGAAGCACGGCGAGGTGTGCCCCGCGAACTGGAAGAAGGGCGCCCCCACGATGAAGCCGGAGCCGAAGGCGTCTGTCGAGGGGTACTTCAGCAAACAGTAA
- a CDS encoding putative developmentally regulated protein, translating into MTVFWPEQWWKRKDHRKIRGARGARFASLRFHGAFILSVVVLVEYVFRSTDDFTARHFADPPVLAPPPLPTSLGYSMTSEMPHLKSLELEREAPAHLPRSGPLDLKGLRGEDRLSG; encoded by the coding sequence ATGACCGTGTTTTGGCCGGAGCAGTGGTGGAAGCGCAAGGACCACCGCAAGATCCGTGGCGCACGTGGTGCACGTTTTGCCTCGCTGCGCTTCCACGGCGCCTTCATCCTCAGCGTTGTCGTGCTGGTCGAATACGTGTTCCGGTCGACGGACGACTTCACGGCGCGGCACTTCGCGGACCCGCcagtgctggcgccgccgccgctgcccacgTCGCTCGGGTACTCGATGACAAGCGAGATGCCGCACTTGAAGTCGCTTGAGCTGGAGCGcgaggcgccagcgcaccTACCGCGGAGCGGTCCCCTCGACCTCAAGGGCCTCCGCGGAGAGGACCGTCTCTCGGGATGA
- a CDS encoding putative succinate dehydrogenase produces the protein MPSAPLPGQLANYSSPLYMYRHLIKNSTAKTPQLYTAKDNSKTAMHLLTRRAANANYTVNRWYLKEKVDSSNRMRLEGLYECVLCASCTGSCPQYWWNREHFLGPAVLLQSYRWLVEPLDRDFDERVRMFETGNLVNMCHNIFNCSITCPKFLNPGLASKEIKRLSSPSAKRVGPAIEMEPVTSGKEAGKRSLAQMQ, from the coding sequence ATGCCGTCCGCGCCTCTCCCTGGCCAACTGGCGAACTACAGCAGCCCGCTGTACATGTACCGCCACCTCATAAAGAACTCGACGGCCAAGACGCCGCAGCTGTACACGGCCAAGGACAACAGTAAAACAGCGATGCACCTCCTcacgcggcgcgccgccaaCGCGAACTACACTGTGAACCGGTGGTATCTGAAGGAGAAGGTCGACTCTAGCAACCGCATGCGTCTCGAGGGACTCTACGAGTGCGTGCTCTGCGCCTCTTGCACCGGCTCCTGCCCGCAGTACTGGTGGAACCGTGAGCACTTCTTGGGtcctgctgtgctgctgcagtcaTACCGCTGGCTCGTCGAGCCCCTCGACCGTGACTTTgacgagcgcgtgcgcatgttcGAGACGGGCAACCTGGTGAACATGTGCCACAACATCTTCAACTGCAGCATCACCTGCCCCAAGTTCCTCAACCCTGGTCTGGCGTCGAAGGAGATCAAGCGCTTATCGTCTCCGTCGGCGAAGCGCGTTGGGCCGGCGATCGAGATGGAGCCCGTTACGAGCGGGAAGGAAGCGGGAAAACGAAGTCTCGCGCAAATGCAGTGA